One window of the Thermasporomyces composti genome contains the following:
- a CDS encoding DUF4129 domain-containing protein, whose amino-acid sequence MREDPRPRWFARTGALVGVLGLLALGALGLSWQERVTVEADRIPANVLVALLGVVLGVGLVVVVVSLILARGQGLPGPAPRRTSRSVLIAQGILLLGAIFLLYHYRDRMGRRADGSGVPPPPVATPIPAPQEGGPGTRAPGLEPTWSWPVAIAAGVVLGLVLLAAAWVLRKTATTTEPTRELTAADVRRVVAAGRAALAEIDAPRAAVIRAYAAMEQALRDVGVERRLADTPTDLLRRAEAAGLLSDTGSAAARDLSRLFQRARFSRRPLPPDARWQASAALERLEAELRRTSAAEVGAAEASVAGSRVATSPVPHGGVHGEREGRSGG is encoded by the coding sequence GTGCGTGAGGACCCGCGACCTCGCTGGTTCGCCCGCACGGGGGCCCTCGTGGGTGTCCTCGGGCTGCTCGCTCTCGGAGCGCTCGGGCTGAGCTGGCAGGAGCGGGTCACCGTCGAGGCCGATCGCATCCCCGCGAACGTGCTGGTCGCGCTACTCGGCGTGGTGTTGGGCGTCGGGCTGGTGGTGGTCGTCGTGTCCCTGATCTTGGCGCGAGGCCAGGGTCTCCCGGGTCCCGCGCCGAGGCGCACGAGCCGTTCCGTCCTCATCGCGCAGGGGATCCTGCTGCTGGGTGCGATCTTCCTCCTCTACCACTACCGGGACCGCATGGGCCGTCGAGCCGACGGCTCCGGTGTCCCACCCCCGCCCGTCGCCACGCCCATCCCCGCGCCCCAGGAGGGAGGTCCCGGGACGCGCGCTCCGGGTCTCGAGCCGACCTGGTCCTGGCCGGTGGCGATCGCGGCTGGTGTCGTGCTCGGTCTCGTCCTCCTCGCCGCGGCCTGGGTCCTCCGCAAGACCGCCACCACGACCGAGCCAACCCGCGAGCTGACGGCGGCCGACGTGCGGCGTGTCGTCGCCGCCGGGCGGGCGGCCCTCGCCGAGATCGACGCGCCTCGCGCCGCGGTGATTCGGGCGTACGCCGCGATGGAGCAGGCGCTCCGGGACGTCGGCGTGGAGCGGCGACTCGCCGACACCCCCACGGACCTTCTGCGCAGGGCTGAGGCGGCCGGTCTCCTCAGCGACACCGGGAGCGCGGCGGCCCGTGACCTGTCCCGGCTGTTCCAGCGCGCCCGCTTCTCTCGACGCCCACTACCTCCGGACGCGCGCTGGCAGGCGTCCGCCGCCCTCGAACGGCTGGAAGCCGAGCTCCGCAGGACGTCGGCGGCTGAGGTCGGCGCAGCCGAAGCCTCCGTGGCCGGGTCACGTGTGGCGACGAGTCCGGTGCCGCACGGGGGCGTCCACGGTGAGCGGGAGGGGAGGAGCGGCGGATGA
- a CDS encoding DUF58 domain-containing protein, with translation MSAPPVPVPTWTDGGRVGALSLPPVDVVLEWHVSRLAWRLALVGVLAVALGVITARPEPVVLAAPCLVAVVVALRQPRPASVTVSAEVSESRTFEDEPVQVTVRLRAPQRLGTITLHLDLPGPQTPVRSEDPRQASATTRGGPSPAQDGSSTADDSSDATPTTATDGDVAPPGRPGSFDVPDGRVRQAFAVAELVARWTVRAQRWGRWRLGPLRIRVRTPGWGYVGVANLRLSELTVFPPPARARDITIPPMLLARLGTHVGRRAGSGSEFIGIRTFAVGDAVRRINWPVSTRRITSGELYVNEYAAERAADVVAVVDTTTDVGPAGWSSLDIGVRGAASVVQAYLRYADRVGIVALGGRVRWLKPDVGTRQYYRVVETLLASRLDGSFVEPDLFRLPRQALPPGALVFVFSPLLDPRVIDVIRDLRERGHPVVVVDVLTTEPPVRGRRVGPWTEEQRHMALRIWRLDREVLVRELEVIGATVVVWDETAGVPLERVRLQPLLRGGR, from the coding sequence ATGAGCGCTCCACCGGTCCCCGTTCCCACCTGGACCGACGGTGGGCGGGTCGGGGCGCTCTCGCTGCCTCCGGTCGACGTTGTCCTGGAGTGGCACGTGAGCCGCCTGGCCTGGCGGTTGGCGTTGGTCGGCGTTCTGGCGGTGGCGCTGGGGGTCATCACCGCGCGACCGGAGCCCGTCGTCTTGGCGGCGCCGTGTCTGGTGGCGGTCGTCGTCGCGCTCCGGCAGCCGCGTCCGGCGTCGGTGACCGTCAGCGCGGAGGTGTCGGAGTCCCGCACCTTCGAGGACGAGCCCGTCCAGGTGACGGTCCGCCTCCGCGCGCCCCAGCGGCTCGGCACGATCACTCTCCACCTCGACCTGCCGGGACCGCAGACACCCGTTCGCTCCGAGGACCCACGTCAGGCGTCCGCGACGACCCGCGGTGGGCCCTCGCCCGCCCAGGACGGCTCCTCCACCGCGGACGACTCGTCCGACGCCACGCCGACGACGGCGACCGACGGGGACGTCGCCCCGCCGGGGAGGCCGGGATCGTTCGACGTGCCGGATGGGCGCGTCCGCCAGGCGTTCGCGGTCGCTGAGCTCGTGGCGCGGTGGACCGTCCGAGCCCAACGCTGGGGGCGATGGCGGCTGGGACCGCTGCGGATCCGGGTGCGCACGCCTGGCTGGGGTTACGTCGGGGTCGCCAACCTTCGGCTCTCGGAGCTCACGGTGTTCCCGCCACCGGCGCGGGCGCGCGACATCACCATCCCACCCATGCTGCTGGCCCGGCTCGGGACGCACGTGGGGCGGCGAGCCGGGTCGGGGAGCGAGTTCATCGGGATTCGGACGTTCGCCGTCGGCGACGCCGTCCGACGGATCAACTGGCCGGTGAGCACCAGACGGATCACGTCCGGGGAGCTGTACGTCAACGAGTACGCCGCCGAGCGCGCCGCCGACGTCGTCGCGGTCGTGGACACGACGACGGACGTGGGTCCCGCTGGCTGGTCCAGCCTCGACATCGGTGTGCGAGGCGCTGCCTCGGTCGTGCAGGCGTACCTGCGGTACGCGGACCGGGTGGGCATCGTGGCGCTCGGCGGCCGTGTCCGGTGGCTGAAGCCCGACGTCGGGACCCGGCAGTACTACCGCGTGGTCGAGACCCTGCTCGCGTCCCGGCTCGACGGCAGTTTCGTCGAACCGGATCTCTTCCGACTGCCTCGGCAGGCGCTGCCACCGGGTGCGTTGGTCTTCGTCTTCAGCCCGCTGCTCGACCCCCGCGTCATCGATGTGATCCGTGACCTGCGCGAGCGTGGCCATCCGGTGGTGGTGGTCGACGTGCTCACCACCGAGCCTCCCGTCCGTGGTCGGCGCGTCGGGCCGTGGACGGAGGAGCAGCGACACATGGCGTTGCGCATCTGGCGCTTGGACCGGGAGGTGCTCGTCCGGGAGCTGGAAGTCATCGGCGCCACCGTCGTGGTGTGGGACGAGACGGCCGGTGTCCCGCTGGAACGGGTCCGGCTGCAACCATTGCTGCGAGGTGGTCGGTGA
- a CDS encoding AAA family ATPase, with amino-acid sequence MTTTTPTLNLDQTRERALAILDEVERVIVGKRDAVELVLLGILAGGHVLLEDLPGLGKTMLARSFAQVLGLSFDRVQFTPDLLPQDLTGASVYNQKTAEFVFREGPVFTQLLLADEINRTPPKTQAALLEAMEERQVSADGVTRPLPRPFVVLATENPIEYEGTYPLPEAQLDRFILRTRLGYLPADQEAEVVRRRLRRGSAPPALTKIVDDTELLAMMESLELVEVHDDVLEYVVRVVRATREHPKAQVGASPRGTLAVTQLARGAAILAGRDYVTPEDVKRVAVAALGHRLVLRPELWVRRLSGDDVVAEVLEEVPTPSTQILESTR; translated from the coding sequence ATGACCACGACCACTCCGACGCTGAACCTCGACCAGACCCGCGAGCGCGCCCTCGCCATTCTCGACGAGGTGGAGCGGGTCATCGTGGGCAAGCGCGACGCCGTGGAGCTCGTGCTGCTGGGCATTCTTGCCGGTGGGCACGTCCTGCTCGAGGACCTCCCGGGTCTCGGCAAGACGATGCTCGCCCGATCGTTCGCGCAGGTGCTCGGGCTCAGCTTCGACCGAGTGCAGTTCACCCCCGACCTGCTGCCGCAGGACCTCACCGGCGCCTCGGTCTACAACCAGAAGACGGCCGAGTTCGTCTTCCGTGAAGGTCCCGTCTTCACCCAGCTGCTCCTCGCGGACGAGATCAACCGGACACCCCCGAAGACCCAGGCCGCGCTGCTGGAGGCGATGGAGGAGCGGCAGGTGTCCGCCGACGGGGTGACCCGCCCGCTGCCCCGCCCGTTCGTCGTCCTGGCCACCGAGAACCCGATCGAGTACGAGGGGACCTACCCCCTGCCCGAGGCGCAGCTGGACCGGTTCATCCTGCGAACCCGCCTCGGTTACCTGCCGGCCGACCAGGAGGCCGAAGTGGTACGCCGGCGCCTGCGGCGCGGGTCGGCTCCACCGGCGTTGACGAAGATCGTCGACGACACCGAGCTCCTCGCCATGATGGAGTCCCTGGAGCTCGTCGAGGTCCACGACGACGTGCTGGAGTACGTGGTGCGCGTGGTCCGGGCGACACGTGAGCATCCCAAGGCCCAGGTGGGCGCGAGCCCGCGCGGCACGCTCGCGGTGACCCAGCTGGCGCGGGGCGCGGCGATCCTCGCCGGTCGGGACTACGTAACCCCGGAGGACGTCAAGCGGGTCGCGGTCGCCGCCCTCGGACACCGGCTGGTGCTGCGGCCGGAGCTGTGGGTTCGTCGGCTGTCCGGGGACGACGTCGTGGCCGAGGTGCTGGAGGAAGTCCCGACGCCGTCGACGCAGATCCTGGAATCGACTCGGTGA
- a CDS encoding SDR family oxidoreductase: MSSHRGVAVVTGGSRGIGAATALLLAQRGWDVCIGYHSAQDAAEAVARACEERGAKTAVVRCDVAVPDDIAALFAAADALGTVTALVNNAGIVYKSGTRLDEITPERLERMLAVNVVGAFLCAREAVRRMSSRYGGSGGAIVNVSSTAARLGGPGEYVDYAASKGAVDSMTVGLAREVAEEGIRVNAVRPGLIETEIHASGGDPDRVRRNAGRVPMKRGGRPEEVANAIVWLCSPEASYVTGALLDVSGGR; this comes from the coding sequence ATGTCGAGTCACCGTGGAGTCGCTGTCGTCACAGGCGGAAGTCGAGGTATCGGTGCCGCCACCGCCTTGCTGCTCGCGCAGCGCGGGTGGGACGTCTGCATCGGGTACCACAGCGCCCAGGACGCGGCCGAGGCCGTCGCCCGAGCCTGTGAGGAGCGGGGTGCCAAGACGGCCGTGGTCCGCTGCGACGTGGCGGTCCCCGACGACATCGCCGCGCTGTTCGCCGCGGCCGACGCCCTGGGCACGGTCACCGCGCTGGTCAACAACGCCGGCATCGTCTACAAGAGCGGCACCCGGCTCGACGAGATCACCCCGGAACGGCTGGAACGCATGCTCGCGGTCAACGTGGTCGGCGCCTTTCTGTGCGCTCGCGAGGCGGTCCGGCGGATGTCGAGCCGGTACGGCGGCTCCGGTGGCGCCATCGTGAACGTGTCCTCGACGGCGGCTCGTCTCGGCGGACCCGGCGAGTACGTCGACTACGCCGCGAGCAAGGGGGCCGTGGACTCGATGACGGTGGGTCTGGCTCGGGAGGTCGCGGAGGAGGGGATCCGGGTCAACGCGGTCCGCCCGGGCCTCATCGAGACCGAGATCCACGCCAGCGGTGGCGACCCGGACCGGGTGCGGCGGAACGCTGGCCGGGTGCCCATGAAGCGGGGCGGTCGGCCGGAGGAGGTCGCCAACGCGATCGTCTGGCTGTGCTCCCCGGAGGCGTCCTACGTCACCGGCGCGCTGCTCGACGTCAGCGGCGGCCGCTGA
- a CDS encoding SHOCT domain-containing protein has protein sequence MDYPLLSAFLTMTLFFVWVLWIFLLIRTITDIFRNHYLGGWGKAGWLLFVLVLPFLGVLTYLVAHGRSMSERDLAQLQRQEEAFQSYVRSTARVPSQADELSKLAQLRERGDISAAEYQEAKAKILS, from the coding sequence ATGGATTACCCATTGCTCAGCGCATTTCTGACCATGACCCTCTTCTTCGTCTGGGTCTTGTGGATCTTCCTGCTGATCCGCACGATCACCGACATCTTCCGGAATCACTATCTGGGGGGATGGGGAAAAGCAGGGTGGCTCCTGTTCGTGCTCGTTCTCCCGTTCCTCGGCGTCCTCACCTACCTGGTGGCGCACGGCCGCTCGATGAGTGAACGAGACCTGGCACAGCTCCAGCGGCAGGAAGAAGCGTTCCAGAGCTACGTGCGCAGCACGGCGCGAGTCCCCAGTCAGGCGGACGAGCTCAGCAAGCTCGCGCAGCTTCGCGAGAGGGGAGACATCTCCGCGGCCGAGTACCAGGAGGCCAAGGCGAAGATCCTGAGCTAG
- a CDS encoding acyltransferase family protein — MVPARRTAHGRDPYLDLLRALALVRVLVYHAFGWAWLTFAFPAMGVMFALAGSLMARSLDARPPISVVGGRLRRLLPPFWAFGLFVVPAMLLQGWSPAADDSHGDWWAKLVYWLFPLNDPPGSAEASQVVTPLWYVRAYLWFVLLSPVLLLLFRRWPWPTVTGSLVLVGLLQAGLFPLSAQGLSNVVWTLAIFGACWLVGFAHRDGLVDRLPHTRVLALVAGALLVGGVYALTHPGDQGYDLGGIPVAQAFWSFGFVLLLLRFRPRDLRWLARLPGVEALVSLLNQRAVTFYLWHQVALIGAVLLIDQMWAVPAFQQALPLGTDWWKLVVTCPLIVVALLAFGWVEDLAARRPPRLWPVTGRRTTTPGMSRRTETA; from the coding sequence GTGGTTCCCGCGAGGCGAACCGCCCACGGGCGGGACCCCTACCTCGACCTGCTCCGCGCCCTCGCGCTGGTGCGGGTGCTGGTCTACCACGCCTTCGGGTGGGCGTGGCTGACGTTCGCCTTTCCCGCCATGGGCGTGATGTTCGCGCTCGCGGGCTCGCTGATGGCGCGGTCTCTGGACGCGCGCCCGCCGATCTCGGTCGTGGGTGGGCGCCTGCGTCGCCTCTTGCCGCCTTTCTGGGCGTTCGGTCTGTTCGTCGTGCCCGCGATGCTCCTGCAGGGGTGGTCCCCAGCGGCCGACGACAGCCACGGGGATTGGTGGGCCAAGTTGGTGTACTGGCTGTTCCCCCTCAACGACCCGCCGGGAAGCGCCGAGGCGAGCCAGGTCGTCACGCCCCTGTGGTACGTGCGCGCGTACCTGTGGTTCGTCCTGCTCTCGCCGGTTCTCTTGCTGCTGTTCCGTCGCTGGCCCTGGCCCACGGTCACGGGTTCCCTGGTCCTGGTCGGGTTGTTGCAGGCGGGACTGTTCCCGCTGTCCGCGCAGGGCCTGTCGAACGTGGTCTGGACGCTCGCCATCTTCGGCGCGTGCTGGCTGGTGGGCTTCGCCCACCGCGACGGACTGGTCGATCGCCTGCCGCACACGCGTGTCCTCGCGCTGGTGGCGGGCGCTCTGCTGGTGGGTGGAGTGTACGCGCTCACCCATCCGGGCGACCAGGGATACGACCTCGGCGGGATCCCCGTCGCGCAGGCGTTCTGGTCGTTCGGCTTCGTCCTTCTCCTGCTGCGCTTCCGCCCACGCGATCTGCGCTGGCTCGCTCGACTCCCCGGTGTCGAAGCGCTCGTGTCGCTGCTGAACCAGCGCGCGGTGACGTTCTACCTCTGGCACCAGGTCGCCCTCATCGGGGCGGTCCTGCTCATCGACCAGATGTGGGCGGTGCCCGCGTTCCAGCAGGCGCTGCCGTTGGGCACGGACTGGTGGAAGCTCGTCGTCACCTGCCCGCTCATCGTCGTCGCCCTGCTGGCATTCGGCTGGGTGGAGGACCTCGCCGCACGGCGTCCGCCGCGCCTGTGGCCGGTCACCGGCCGACGCACGACGACGCCAGGGATGAGCCGGCGCACCGAGACGGCGTGA
- a CDS encoding MASE1 domain-containing protein produces MVEKPPRRKLSGAARTLVWIALLAGGYYALGLLALQEEIGGVETRLLWAPTGLSLAALLYLGPRVWPGIWFGSMLINVSLERPIVPSFLIATGTTVGLLCAYWLMRRAGFRNEIDRVRDVLALIGLGAGLGMAIGVTLNTTVLTTYGIGVPLEYLPRWFDVWTYFALGVLVGTPIFLVLWQVFPIRRIRLLRAIEAVALLGCTVLAALLATNSAQHPFYLVFPVMIWAGLRFGLPMVAPCAVVASTMVIVAAEQGHEAFAGESDIPREALIQAFIASLTLTGMVLSAAIRQRDAAHAEVERTATELVGVIHQLDRRLRPRITPPRRAAESLRSPPELTPGPRGRDPTTQ; encoded by the coding sequence GTGGTCGAAAAGCCGCCGAGACGGAAGCTGTCCGGGGCCGCGCGCACTCTCGTGTGGATAGCGCTGCTCGCGGGCGGCTACTACGCCCTCGGGCTGCTCGCGCTCCAGGAGGAGATCGGCGGCGTTGAGACGCGTCTGCTCTGGGCACCGACCGGGCTCTCGCTCGCGGCGCTGCTCTACCTCGGGCCTCGCGTGTGGCCTGGTATCTGGTTCGGGTCGATGCTGATCAACGTCTCCCTGGAGCGCCCGATCGTGCCCTCGTTCCTGATCGCCACGGGCACCACCGTCGGGCTGTTGTGCGCGTACTGGCTCATGCGGCGCGCTGGGTTCCGGAACGAGATAGATCGCGTCCGGGACGTGCTCGCGCTCATCGGCCTGGGCGCGGGGCTGGGGATGGCGATCGGGGTCACGCTCAATACCACGGTGCTCACGACCTATGGCATCGGAGTGCCGCTGGAATACCTCCCGCGGTGGTTCGACGTCTGGACGTACTTCGCTTTGGGTGTCCTCGTCGGCACCCCCATCTTTCTCGTCCTTTGGCAGGTTTTCCCGATTCGTCGAATTCGGCTGCTCCGGGCGATCGAGGCGGTCGCGTTGCTGGGCTGCACGGTCCTGGCGGCTCTCCTGGCGACCAACAGCGCGCAGCATCCGTTCTACCTCGTGTTTCCCGTCATGATCTGGGCGGGGCTGCGGTTCGGGTTGCCGATGGTGGCGCCCTGCGCGGTGGTGGCGTCGACGATGGTGATCGTCGCCGCCGAGCAGGGGCACGAGGCTTTCGCCGGGGAGTCGGACATCCCGCGGGAGGCGCTGATCCAGGCCTTCATCGCCTCACTCACGTTGACGGGGATGGTGCTGTCGGCGGCGATCAGGCAGCGGGACGCCGCGCACGCCGAGGTGGAACGCACGGCGACGGAGCTGGTCGGCGTCATCCACCAGCTCGACCGTCGGCTCCGCCCGAGGATCACTCCCCCTCGACGTGCGGCCGAATCCTTGAGGTCTCCACCCGAGCTCACGCCGGGGCCTCGTGGACGTGACCCCACCACACAGTGA
- a CDS encoding HAD family hydrolase, whose protein sequence is MSATYKLIIFDCDGVLVDSEPIALRVDAQLFAELGWPLSEEEIARRFTGRTTQYMMDELARHIGRPVPPDVVARYNALFRELITTELKPVDGILEALDKITTPTCVASSGSHEKMRLTLGVTGLYERFEGRIFSATEVKAGKPAPDLFLHAAASMGVDPADCAVVEDSEYGVAAARAAGMAVFAYAGGVVPVERLEGPGTVIFTDMRELPRLLGEVR, encoded by the coding sequence GTGTCCGCGACGTACAAGCTCATCATCTTCGACTGCGACGGTGTCCTGGTCGACAGCGAGCCCATCGCCCTCCGGGTCGACGCCCAGCTGTTCGCAGAGCTCGGGTGGCCGCTGTCGGAGGAGGAGATCGCGCGCCGCTTCACCGGCCGAACGACCCAGTACATGATGGATGAGCTGGCCCGGCACATCGGCCGACCCGTGCCGCCTGACGTCGTGGCCCGATACAACGCACTCTTCCGCGAGCTCATCACCACCGAGCTCAAGCCGGTGGACGGCATCCTGGAGGCCCTGGACAAGATCACCACCCCGACGTGTGTGGCCTCGAGCGGCAGCCACGAGAAGATGCGTCTCACGCTGGGTGTGACGGGCCTGTACGAGCGGTTCGAGGGGCGCATCTTCAGCGCGACCGAGGTGAAGGCGGGCAAGCCGGCGCCCGACCTGTTCCTGCACGCGGCGGCGTCCATGGGCGTCGACCCCGCAGACTGCGCTGTGGTCGAGGACAGCGAGTACGGCGTCGCGGCGGCTAGGGCCGCCGGGATGGCGGTGTTCGCCTACGCCGGTGGGGTGGTCCCGGTCGAGCGACTGGAAGGCCCCGGAACGGTCATCTTCACGGATATGCGTGAACTGCCCCGCTTGCTCGGGGAGGTGCGATGA
- a CDS encoding S1C family serine protease: MAPAERAHDEPPGDQVGRRREGLARPRDRHSAWLALAFAAVALVAACLGGVVGGMIGAGTVREEPQTRATQPARVDQAVLPRVVSAVAPSVVELRVTSLAGAETGSGIVLSDDGVILTNHHVVSGVDGGEITVRFNGERSTASARVLGTDARRDLALIRAEGVSGLRPAKLGDSSRVRVGSPVLAIGSPEGLEGTVTAGIVSAVNRDLRVGGDDGDPPVTYRAIQTDASLNPGNSGGPLVNMAGEVIGVNSAIYAGRTAEERTGLGFAIPINEAKKVIDRFDPIDRPGR; this comes from the coding sequence GTGGCGCCAGCCGAGCGTGCGCACGACGAGCCACCCGGTGATCAGGTGGGACGCCGCCGAGAGGGGCTGGCCCGGCCGCGAGATCGGCACTCGGCATGGCTGGCGCTCGCCTTCGCCGCCGTCGCGCTCGTGGCGGCCTGCCTGGGCGGCGTCGTCGGCGGGATGATCGGCGCCGGCACGGTGCGCGAGGAGCCGCAGACCCGAGCCACCCAGCCCGCACGAGTCGACCAGGCCGTTCTGCCTCGTGTGGTGTCGGCTGTCGCGCCGAGCGTGGTGGAGCTGCGGGTCACATCGTTGGCCGGAGCGGAGACCGGATCGGGGATCGTCCTGTCCGACGACGGTGTCATCCTCACCAACCACCACGTCGTGTCCGGCGTCGACGGCGGTGAGATCACCGTGCGCTTCAACGGCGAGCGCTCCACCGCGTCCGCGCGGGTGCTGGGCACGGACGCGCGGCGCGACCTCGCCCTCATCCGCGCCGAGGGCGTGTCGGGACTACGACCGGCGAAGCTCGGCGACTCCTCGCGCGTCCGTGTGGGGAGCCCCGTGTTGGCGATCGGCTCGCCCGAGGGACTGGAGGGAACGGTCACCGCGGGCATCGTCAGCGCGGTCAATCGGGACCTCCGCGTCGGAGGCGACGACGGGGATCCACCGGTGACCTACCGAGCCATCCAGACCGACGCCTCGTTGAACCCCGGCAACTCCGGTGGGCCGCTCGTCAACATGGCCGGCGAGGTCATCGGGGTCAACTCCGCCATCTACGCAGGGAGGACGGCGGAGGAGCGCACCGGGCTCGGCTTCGCCATCCCCATCAACGAGGCGAAGAAGGTCATCGACCGGTTCGACCCGATCGATCGTCCAGGGCGCTGA
- a CDS encoding glycosyltransferase family 39 protein gives MKGSGASLVGQAHLGSVRSGSPRWRRLLSTASPPPLLVGVAAVALAAFTWRIGRPAFWLDEVATVQDASKPLPELLAFLRQRDAGLGPYYLAMHVWLRFGEAEWWARLPSALAMVVAVVAATDVARRHAGQWAGLLAGFLLVLSPAATRYAHEARPYAFAIAFAVLAVWVLDHLDGRRRWWAVYSGTVALLGLSHVVGLVTLVAHPLFVWASGDRRFGRWLVAAGVGVLPPAVVGWFAFQARSTVAWIPKPDLERVRLAFAEIVGGWEYLTLLGALAVVAVVRTRDRWTAGLVVWFAVPPLLLALVGLVTPLFLARYLVVCTPALVLLAATAVRAPWQVAAGVVAAAVVAATVIAWPEHQRLRLPYGHGPDYRAAARAIAADCTGGVAGRHSLAAVRTMPYYVEREGCELPWLSGAVPAHVDRIWVVQWDWDRSEPTPGPGATVFRMVDDVTVPGLRLTLWRR, from the coding sequence GTGAAGGGCAGCGGGGCATCGCTCGTCGGCCAGGCTCACCTCGGATCGGTGCGGTCGGGCTCCCCGCGGTGGCGGCGGCTCCTCAGCACGGCCAGCCCGCCGCCGCTGCTGGTCGGTGTCGCCGCGGTGGCCCTCGCGGCCTTCACCTGGCGCATCGGCCGTCCAGCGTTCTGGCTGGACGAGGTCGCCACGGTGCAGGACGCGAGCAAGCCACTGCCGGAGCTGCTCGCCTTCCTTCGGCAGCGCGACGCCGGCCTCGGACCGTACTACCTGGCGATGCACGTCTGGCTGCGCTTCGGTGAGGCGGAGTGGTGGGCCCGGCTGCCGTCCGCGCTGGCCATGGTGGTCGCCGTCGTGGCGGCCACCGACGTGGCTCGCCGCCATGCCGGGCAGTGGGCCGGCCTGCTCGCTGGCTTCTTGCTCGTCCTCTCGCCGGCGGCGACCCGCTACGCCCACGAGGCGCGCCCGTACGCGTTCGCGATCGCGTTCGCCGTCCTCGCCGTCTGGGTGCTCGACCATCTCGACGGCCGACGCCGCTGGTGGGCGGTCTACAGCGGGACGGTCGCGCTGCTCGGGCTGAGCCACGTGGTCGGCCTGGTGACGCTCGTGGCCCACCCGCTGTTCGTCTGGGCATCCGGTGATCGGCGGTTCGGGCGGTGGTTGGTCGCCGCGGGCGTGGGGGTCCTGCCTCCCGCCGTGGTGGGCTGGTTCGCGTTCCAGGCTCGCTCGACGGTGGCGTGGATCCCGAAGCCGGACCTGGAGCGGGTACGGCTGGCCTTCGCGGAGATCGTCGGCGGGTGGGAATACCTCACGCTCCTCGGAGCGCTCGCCGTCGTCGCCGTGGTCCGCACACGGGACCGGTGGACCGCAGGGCTCGTCGTCTGGTTCGCTGTGCCGCCGCTGCTGCTGGCGCTCGTGGGCTTGGTCACCCCGTTGTTCCTGGCGCGCTACCTCGTCGTCTGCACCCCCGCGCTCGTGCTGCTGGCGGCCACGGCCGTCCGGGCGCCGTGGCAGGTCGCCGCCGGCGTCGTGGCTGCCGCTGTGGTGGCTGCCACCGTCATCGCCTGGCCGGAGCACCAGCGGCTTCGGCTGCCGTACGGGCACGGGCCCGACTACCGTGCCGCCGCCCGCGCCATCGCGGCGGACTGCACCGGTGGCGTCGCCGGTCGACACAGTCTGGCGGCCGTGCGGACCATGCCGTACTACGTCGAGCGTGAGGGGTGCGAGCTTCCCTGGTTGAGCGGAGCCGTTCCTGCGCACGTCGACCGGATCTGGGTGGTCCAGTGGGACTGGGACCGGAGTGAGCCCACACCGGGCCCGGGGGCGACCGTCTTCCGGATGGTTGACGATGTCACGGTCCCAGGTCTGCGGCTGACCTTGTGGCGACGGTAG
- a CDS encoding potassium channel family protein, translating to MVAFSWLLGGLLVTYALVITTGERLLGSFARTVALALVLLAALRIRRLSRGRTGAIAVVSAAAVVVAALATAFARGTVLTVLTASTTLALVTVTSSLVIRYLMVRRARVDLATVLGVLCIYLLIAMLFSSLHEIGGALVAPYLGGTSAPPSPGDCLYYSVITITTVGIGDIGPVSNLARMVTVLEAVVGQLYLVSVVAAVVSGWRPGVHRGAA from the coding sequence GTGGTCGCCTTCTCCTGGCTGCTGGGCGGACTGCTGGTCACCTATGCCTTGGTCATCACCACGGGCGAGCGCTTGCTCGGCTCGTTCGCCCGCACCGTCGCGCTCGCCCTCGTCCTCCTCGCCGCGCTCCGGATCCGCCGCCTGAGCCGCGGACGGACGGGCGCCATCGCCGTGGTCAGCGCGGCAGCGGTGGTCGTGGCCGCCCTCGCCACCGCCTTCGCCCGCGGGACCGTCCTGACCGTGCTCACCGCGAGCACCACGCTGGCCTTGGTGACCGTGACGAGCAGCCTGGTCATCCGATACCTCATGGTCCGCCGCGCCCGCGTCGACCTCGCCACGGTGCTCGGCGTCCTGTGCATCTACCTGCTCATCGCCATGCTGTTCTCGTCGCTCCACGAGATCGGCGGTGCGCTCGTGGCGCCGTACCTGGGCGGCACGAGCGCACCGCCCAGCCCGGGCGACTGCCTCTACTACAGCGTGATCACGATCACCACCGTCGGGATCGGCGACATCGGCCCGGTCAGCAACCTCGCCCGCATGGTCACCGTGCTCGAAGCCGTGGTCGGCCAGCTCTACCTCGTCTCGGTCGTGGCGGCGGTCGTCAGCGGCTGGCGCCCGGGCGTCCACCGCGGGGCCGCGTAG